One window from the genome of Pararhizobium gei encodes:
- the recO gene encoding DNA repair protein RecO, with product MQWTDQAIIIGVRRHGETSVVAEAMTRSHGRHLGLVRGGRSRTMQPVLQPGNEVEVTWRARLDEHLGEFRIEPVRLRAARLMEAATSVYGVQAMGALLRLLPERDPHPHLFEALDVILENLHDPRDAGELFVRFEIAVLNDLGFGLDLLECAATGARSDLIYVSPKSGRAVSRQAGAPYADKMLSLPAFLSKEGRAHAADYDSLSAAFRMTAFFLHRHVYEPRGLGLSTARDGFVQAALKALKPRATTPQEADHDD from the coding sequence ATGCAATGGACGGATCAGGCCATCATCATCGGCGTCAGGCGGCACGGGGAAACCTCCGTTGTCGCGGAAGCGATGACGCGGAGCCACGGGCGCCATCTCGGTCTCGTCCGCGGCGGTCGTTCGCGCACGATGCAGCCGGTGCTGCAGCCGGGAAACGAAGTGGAGGTGACCTGGCGCGCGCGTCTCGACGAGCATCTCGGCGAATTCCGCATCGAGCCCGTGCGTTTGCGGGCGGCGCGCCTGATGGAGGCTGCAACCTCGGTTTATGGGGTTCAGGCGATGGGCGCCCTGCTGCGGCTGCTGCCCGAGCGCGATCCGCATCCACATCTGTTCGAGGCACTCGACGTCATCCTTGAGAACCTTCACGATCCCCGCGATGCCGGCGAACTGTTCGTGCGCTTCGAGATTGCCGTGCTGAACGATCTCGGCTTCGGTCTCGATCTCCTGGAATGCGCCGCGACGGGCGCGCGCTCCGATCTGATCTATGTCTCGCCGAAATCCGGTCGCGCCGTAAGCCGGCAGGCGGGTGCTCCCTATGCCGACAAGATGCTGTCGCTGCCGGCCTTTCTGTCGAAGGAGGGCCGCGCGCATGCCGCCGACTACGACAGCCTGTCGGCGGCGTTCAGGATGACCGCCTTCTTTCTTCATCGTCACGTCTACGAGCCCCGCGGCCTTGGGTTGTCCACGGCCCGCGACGGCTTTGTCCAGGCGGCGTTGAAGGCGTTGAAACCCCGCGCCACCACCCCCCAGGAAGCAGACCATGACGACTGA
- a CDS encoding PaaI family thioesterase yields MTTELYPGMTVSGIGTIPFEALARDGGLKTILDMLVGIHPAPSMAATLKFGMKEAEEGRVLFTGLPSAEHLNPLGTVHGGWAATIMDSALGCAVMTTLKPGEAYTTVEFKVNLVRPLLPGMGEVSCEGKIVHRGRSLATSEAWLKDKNGKLLAHGTETCAIFPLENLMR; encoded by the coding sequence ATGACGACTGAACTTTACCCCGGAATGACGGTCTCGGGCATCGGCACCATTCCCTTCGAGGCACTCGCCCGCGATGGTGGCCTGAAAACGATCCTTGACATGCTGGTTGGCATCCATCCCGCACCTTCCATGGCGGCAACGCTTAAATTCGGTATGAAGGAGGCCGAGGAAGGACGGGTTTTGTTTACGGGCCTGCCGTCCGCCGAACATCTCAATCCGCTTGGCACCGTGCATGGCGGCTGGGCGGCGACCATCATGGATTCGGCGCTCGGCTGTGCCGTCATGACGACGCTGAAGCCGGGCGAGGCCTATACGACCGTCGAGTTCAAGGTCAATCTGGTGCGTCCCCTTTTGCCGGGCATGGGCGAAGTGTCCTGCGAAGGCAAGATCGTCCACCGCGGTCGCTCATTGGCGACGTCGGAAGCCTGGCTGAAGGACAAGAACGGCAAACTGCTGGCCCATGGTACGGAGACCTGCGCCATCTTTCCGCTCGAAAACCTGATGCGCTGA
- a CDS encoding DUF2339 domain-containing protein gives MEVLAFVAFILAFVAWRNGRKAVSRLEVEIEAVKTELARLEARYPVSAVEAAPALPAHGAIDERGAPVPESAPQNDGPLTEVQKNAGVFGRLPLTQDAVEKASRGEPVAARLAGLTVTDAVEPRPKESLESRLGARWAVWVGGIALALGGIFMVKYSIEAGLLSPAVRLFMAATFGLLLLGLGEFIRRRAVPLVADAFQNAMVPGILTAAGAVTLFGVCYAAHGVYGFIGPGAAFLLLALVSFATVGLSLLHGQALAGLGLVASLLTPALISTESPSPWSLFGFLGIAWTATLLAARIRRWAVVPSIANIGLCLWALVYIAAATPFQTLPVTLVMLVMVAGTGLVWPGSEPADAPSEVFAAGPWGPERPQAEALSTPFRRLMAPPCVAITVTASIAVLLTALTMISPLATASGYPVAGFCVLTAALGMLGATRRYAVYAALLAAVAAVLGTWSVLSLSDLLLRIDPALPGAVAHAIVPGGTAMRAGMTLSAIFILLAAVAGHLHLARQPALVAVWAAIAAAVPVTVTGMSLLMTGNLAFDLPHGLFSLLTGAVLLGLAEGLARRSAADNDIRVPQAFLVAGSFGLFLIALLAVTDGVATTILIALLGAAYVAATRLRAWKALPWMMVGAAIAVLGRIAWEPTIVGPANLSTTPVFNALLAGYGIPSLLLVASAFELRHWPDVKLRNLLQALASLFTLLTVAILVRHAMNGGVLDSATPTLGEQSIYTLLAIGASAILMTLDRKTPSPVFHYGSMAVGVLSMLSILGAHLIGLNPYFSGESLGSIPFFDLLLIGYLLPGLGYAGLARYARGKRPVPYVVALAVTGAILAFAWATLSVRRFWQGASIADWKGFLQSETYTYSVIWLLLGVLLLALGSRFNAKSIRIASAVLVFVAVLKVFLIDMANLEGFLRALSFIGLGAVLIGIGLFYQKILSGKSAPPADRATDTEGAA, from the coding sequence ATGGAAGTCCTTGCTTTCGTTGCCTTTATACTTGCTTTCGTGGCATGGCGGAACGGCCGCAAGGCGGTGAGCCGGCTGGAGGTGGAGATCGAGGCGGTGAAGACCGAACTGGCGCGGCTGGAGGCCCGCTACCCGGTTTCGGCGGTTGAAGCGGCACCAGCCCTGCCGGCACACGGAGCCATCGACGAGCGAGGGGCTCCGGTTCCGGAATCAGCGCCCCAAAATGACGGGCCTCTGACGGAGGTGCAGAAAAACGCCGGCGTCTTCGGGCGTCTGCCGCTCACCCAGGATGCGGTCGAAAAGGCCTCGCGTGGGGAGCCCGTCGCGGCAAGGCTCGCTGGATTGACGGTGACGGATGCCGTGGAGCCCCGGCCGAAGGAAAGCCTCGAAAGCCGCCTCGGTGCACGCTGGGCCGTCTGGGTCGGCGGCATCGCGCTGGCGCTCGGCGGCATTTTCATGGTCAAATATTCGATCGAAGCCGGCCTGCTCAGCCCTGCGGTGCGGCTTTTCATGGCGGCGACCTTCGGCCTGCTGCTTCTTGGTCTCGGAGAATTCATCCGCCGCCGCGCCGTGCCTTTGGTGGCAGACGCTTTCCAGAATGCCATGGTTCCGGGCATCCTGACGGCTGCCGGCGCGGTGACGCTGTTCGGTGTCTGCTATGCGGCGCACGGCGTCTACGGTTTTATCGGACCGGGTGCTGCTTTCCTGCTTCTGGCGCTCGTGTCCTTTGCGACCGTTGGCCTGTCGTTGCTGCATGGACAAGCCCTGGCGGGGCTCGGGCTGGTTGCCTCGCTGCTGACGCCGGCGCTGATATCCACCGAAAGTCCAAGCCCGTGGAGCCTGTTCGGCTTTCTCGGCATCGCCTGGACTGCCACTCTGCTTGCCGCCCGCATCCGCCGATGGGCCGTGGTTCCTTCGATTGCCAATATCGGGCTTTGCCTTTGGGCGCTCGTCTATATCGCCGCCGCCACGCCCTTCCAGACGCTGCCGGTGACACTCGTCATGCTGGTTATGGTTGCCGGAACAGGTTTGGTCTGGCCGGGTAGCGAACCGGCGGACGCTCCATCCGAGGTCTTCGCGGCAGGCCCCTGGGGGCCAGAGCGTCCCCAAGCCGAAGCCCTGTCCACGCCGTTTCGGCGACTGATGGCGCCGCCTTGTGTGGCAATCACGGTCACGGCAAGCATCGCGGTGCTGCTCACGGCCCTGACCATGATCAGTCCGCTTGCCACCGCTTCGGGCTATCCTGTCGCCGGCTTCTGCGTTCTCACCGCAGCCCTCGGCATGCTTGGCGCCACCCGGCGCTATGCCGTCTACGCTGCCCTTCTCGCGGCAGTTGCCGCTGTGCTTGGGACATGGAGCGTGCTGTCGCTGAGCGACCTGCTTTTGCGCATCGACCCGGCATTGCCTGGCGCTGTCGCCCACGCCATAGTGCCCGGCGGCACCGCCATGCGCGCCGGCATGACGCTTTCCGCGATCTTCATTCTGCTTGCCGCCGTAGCAGGCCACCTGCATCTGGCGCGCCAACCGGCTCTCGTTGCAGTCTGGGCGGCAATCGCGGCCGCAGTTCCCGTGACCGTGACCGGCATGTCCCTGCTGATGACGGGCAATCTTGCCTTTGATTTGCCGCACGGCCTGTTTTCCCTCCTGACCGGCGCCGTGCTTCTCGGCCTGGCCGAGGGGCTGGCACGCAGAAGCGCGGCGGATAACGACATCCGCGTGCCCCAGGCCTTTCTGGTTGCCGGATCCTTCGGTCTCTTTCTCATTGCGCTGCTTGCTGTCACGGACGGCGTTGCAACGACGATCCTGATCGCGCTGCTCGGCGCGGCCTATGTCGCCGCCACAAGACTGCGAGCTTGGAAGGCACTGCCCTGGATGATGGTGGGTGCCGCAATCGCCGTGCTTGGCCGCATCGCCTGGGAGCCGACGATCGTCGGCCCGGCCAACCTTTCCACGACGCCGGTCTTCAACGCATTGCTGGCCGGCTACGGCATTCCCTCGCTGCTGCTCGTTGCCTCCGCCTTCGAACTCAGACATTGGCCAGACGTGAAGCTGCGCAACCTGTTGCAGGCGCTTGCCAGCCTGTTCACGCTGCTGACGGTCGCCATCCTCGTGCGGCATGCCATGAACGGCGGGGTTCTCGACAGCGCGACGCCGACGCTGGGCGAACAATCGATCTACACGCTGCTGGCCATCGGCGCCTCCGCCATCCTGATGACGCTGGACCGGAAAACACCGAGCCCGGTGTTCCACTATGGCAGCATGGCCGTCGGCGTCCTGTCGATGCTGTCCATTCTCGGCGCGCATCTCATCGGTCTGAACCCCTATTTCAGCGGCGAGTCCCTCGGGTCCATCCCGTTCTTCGATCTGCTGCTGATCGGCTATTTGCTGCCGGGCCTGGGTTATGCCGGCCTTGCCCGCTATGCCCGCGGCAAGCGGCCTGTCCCCTATGTCGTCGCACTGGCAGTAACCGGCGCAATCCTCGCCTTTGCCTGGGCGACACTTTCGGTTCGACGCTTCTGGCAGGGCGCAAGCATCGCCGACTGGAAGGGGTTCCTGCAAAGCGAAACCTATACCTATTCCGTCATCTGGCTGTTGCTCGGCGTGCTGCTGTTGGCGCTCGGATCGCGCTTCAACGCCAAGAGCATCCGCATCGCCTCGGCTGTGCTGGTTTTCGTCGCCGTGCTGAAAGTCTTCCTGATCGACATGGCCAACCTCGAAGGCTTCCTGCGGGCCTTGTCCTTCATCGGGCTTGGCGCCGTCCTCATCGGCATCGGCCTGTTCTATCAGAAGATCCTGTCGGGCAAATCCGCGCCGCCCGCCGACCGGGCGACGGATACGGAAGGAGCGGCTTGA
- a CDS encoding HD domain-containing protein, whose product MTPVRSIAAAFTPYEALAERLLPHAVSGNDGSHDAAHLIRVWKNAKRIHGAEGGDLRLLTAAVLLHDCVAVEKNSPLRAEASRLAAEKAYALLDELGWRTVDIAAVAHAILTHSFSANLAPESLEARILQDADRLDAIGMIGAARCFYVAGRMGSGLYDPLDPLGENRPLDDKAYAIDHFETKLFKLTGGFQTAAGRALARQRQERLRAVLAMLIEEI is encoded by the coding sequence ATGACCCCCGTTCGTTCCATCGCAGCAGCATTTACGCCCTATGAAGCGCTCGCCGAGCGACTTCTGCCCCATGCTGTCTCCGGCAATGACGGGTCGCATGATGCGGCCCATCTCATCCGCGTCTGGAAAAATGCGAAGCGCATTCATGGAGCCGAAGGCGGCGACCTCAGGCTTTTGACGGCAGCAGTGCTTCTGCACGATTGCGTGGCGGTGGAGAAGAATTCGCCGTTGCGCGCCGAGGCGTCGCGACTTGCTGCCGAAAAGGCCTACGCGCTTCTCGATGAGCTCGGCTGGCGCACGGTTGACATCGCTGCCGTTGCCCATGCGATCTTGACGCACAGCTTCTCGGCCAATCTTGCGCCGGAAAGTCTGGAAGCCAGGATCCTCCAGGATGCAGACCGGCTGGATGCCATCGGCATGATCGGCGCCGCCCGCTGTTTTTATGTCGCCGGGCGCATGGGCAGCGGCCTCTACGATCCGCTCGATCCGCTGGGCGAAAACCGCCCGCTGGACGATAAAGCCTATGCCATCGATCATTTCGAGACGAAACTGTTCAAGCTGACCGGCGGATTTCAGACTGCGGCCGGCCGCGCCCTTGCCCGACAGCGGCAAGAACGGCTGCGCGCCGTGCTCGCCATGCTGATCGAAGAAATATAA
- a CDS encoding MOSC domain-containing protein gives MKVTALNIHPLKSGRAIPQTSVSLRLDGFAGDRRFMIVEPNGKFITQRDLQALAQVEAVPVECGVRLSMNGQSLTAIFDPVSRLDVTVWGSAVSAAVAEENVNDTLSGWLARPVRLVHMDDDATRLVGEEWAGRPVPVGFADGFPILITATASLADLNATLSSAGQQPVGMDRFRTNILVDTEEPWEEDFWESIDIGGIVFDLVKPCARCIMTTQDQTTGERTGGNPIQGLAVKRMSADRRASGVMFGWNAVPRGEGTVSLGDAMSIVTVRQERWPMKIRG, from the coding sequence ATGAAAGTGACCGCACTCAACATCCACCCGCTGAAGAGCGGCCGTGCGATCCCGCAGACCTCCGTTTCCCTGCGCCTGGACGGCTTTGCAGGAGACCGGCGTTTCATGATCGTCGAACCGAACGGAAAGTTTATCACCCAGCGCGACCTGCAGGCGCTGGCGCAGGTCGAGGCCGTGCCTGTCGAGTGTGGCGTTCGCCTGAGCATGAACGGACAATCGCTGACGGCAATTTTCGACCCGGTTAGCCGTCTCGACGTGACGGTCTGGGGAAGCGCTGTCAGTGCCGCCGTGGCGGAGGAGAACGTCAACGATACACTCTCCGGATGGCTCGCCCGCCCGGTCAGGCTCGTCCATATGGATGATGACGCAACGCGGCTGGTGGGCGAGGAATGGGCCGGGCGGCCGGTGCCGGTCGGCTTTGCCGATGGTTTCCCGATCCTGATCACGGCAACGGCATCCCTTGCCGATCTGAATGCGACCCTCTCGTCGGCCGGCCAGCAACCCGTCGGCATGGACCGCTTCCGCACCAATATCCTTGTCGATACGGAGGAGCCCTGGGAGGAGGATTTCTGGGAGAGCATCGACATCGGCGGCATCGTTTTCGATCTCGTCAAGCCCTGCGCGCGCTGCATCATGACCACCCAGGACCAGACGACCGGGGAGCGGACCGGCGGCAACCCCATCCAGGGACTGGCTGTGAAACGCATGTCGGCCGACCGCCGCGCCTCAGGCGTCATGTTCGGCTGGAATGCCGTCCCACGGGGCGAGGGAACGGTGAGCCTTGGCGACGCGATGAGCATCGTGACGGTGCGGCAGGAGCGCTGGCCAATGAAAATCCGGGGGTGA
- a CDS encoding MFS transporter, with translation MSAVPQSTLRESAVSPGLPWLIIIAGSLIAVLTFGPRSAMGFFQLPMLADTGWDRTTFGLAMAFQNLAWGVSQPFFGAIADKYGSWRVLAFSGLVYSGGLILMAHADAPIWLHIGGGVMVGLGVGAGSFGILLSAFARNVTPQQRSMAFGICTAAGSAGMFLFAPLSQGLISAYGWSDSLVYMGILMLLVPLFAIPLRGNSSSGSQKEALYKQSIGEALKEALGHKSYLLLVTGFFVCGYQVAFITAHFPAYIGDIGIDARYAVIALALIGFFNIIGSLAAGVIGQRYSKPYFLAYIYIGRSIVVSAFLLLPQSPTSVIIFAAVMGLLWLSTVPPTNALVAIMFGTRHLGLLGGVVFLSHQVGSFLGVWMGGYLYDRFGSYDPVWWLGVVLGLFAAVVHWPIQEKPVARPVAA, from the coding sequence ATGTCTGCTGTTCCCCAATCCACACTTCGCGAGTCGGCTGTCAGCCCCGGTTTGCCCTGGCTGATCATTATCGCCGGCTCGCTGATTGCCGTGCTGACCTTCGGGCCACGTTCGGCCATGGGGTTCTTCCAGCTTCCGATGCTGGCCGATACCGGCTGGGACCGCACGACCTTCGGGCTTGCCATGGCCTTCCAGAATCTGGCCTGGGGTGTCAGCCAGCCGTTCTTCGGGGCGATTGCCGATAAGTATGGCTCCTGGCGGGTGCTTGCCTTTTCCGGTCTTGTCTATTCTGGCGGCCTGATCCTCATGGCCCATGCCGATGCGCCGATCTGGCTGCATATCGGCGGCGGCGTCATGGTCGGCCTTGGTGTCGGCGCCGGTTCCTTCGGTATTCTGCTGTCGGCCTTTGCCCGCAACGTGACGCCGCAACAGCGTTCCATGGCCTTTGGCATCTGCACAGCCGCGGGTTCGGCCGGCATGTTCCTGTTCGCGCCGCTGAGCCAAGGACTGATCTCGGCGTATGGCTGGTCAGACAGCCTCGTCTATATGGGCATTCTGATGCTGCTGGTGCCGCTGTTCGCTATCCCGCTTCGGGGCAATTCGTCCTCCGGCAGCCAGAAGGAAGCGCTCTACAAGCAGTCTATCGGTGAAGCGCTGAAGGAGGCGCTCGGCCACAAGAGCTACCTGCTTCTGGTCACAGGCTTCTTTGTCTGCGGCTATCAGGTCGCCTTCATCACGGCGCATTTTCCGGCCTATATCGGCGATATCGGCATTGATGCGCGTTATGCGGTGATCGCGCTGGCGCTGATCGGTTTCTTTAACATCATCGGTTCGCTCGCGGCCGGCGTCATCGGCCAGCGATATTCGAAGCCCTATTTCCTGGCCTATATCTATATCGGCCGCTCGATCGTTGTTTCGGCCTTCCTGCTTCTGCCACAGTCGCCCACCTCGGTGATCATCTTTGCCGCTGTGATGGGTTTGCTCTGGCTGTCCACGGTGCCGCCGACCAATGCCCTGGTCGCCATCATGTTCGGCACCCGGCATCTCGGCCTTCTGGGTGGCGTCGTCTTCCTGTCGCACCAGGTCGGGTCGTTCCTGGGCGTCTGGATGGGCGGCTATCTGTACGACCGTTTCGGCTCCTACGATCCGGTCTGGTGGCTTGGCGTTGTGCTCGGCCTGTTCGCCGCCGTCGTGCATTGGCCCATCCAGGAAAAACCGGTCGCCCGGCCTGTCGCCGCTTGA
- a CDS encoding DUF6434 domain-containing protein, translated as MKNFDWHTDPIDRTTPITASYRNTQNVRRFLMSQCGEGFAFDRPFMAWIKDGRPKTMGDVADEWKRQQQVKSESRL; from the coding sequence GTGAAAAATTTCGACTGGCATACCGACCCGATCGACCGCACGACGCCGATCACCGCATCCTACAGAAACACGCAGAATGTCCGCCGCTTTCTCATGTCGCAATGCGGCGAGGGCTTTGCCTTCGACAGGCCGTTCATGGCGTGGATAAAGGATGGACGGCCCAAGACCATGGGTGACGTTGCCGATGAGTGGAAACGGCAGCAGCAAGTGAAAAGCGAATCAAGACTGTAG
- a CDS encoding superoxide dismutase family protein, translated as MTASAVAAQSSSQTATANFVGKDGKEAGRATLTSAKNGVFMEVEVTGLPAGTWVAFHVHETGRCDAEHKHESAGGHFNPGKTEHGFLAANGPHAGDMPNQYVGADGMMRGQVFNTMVVLDNSENGIRGRALMVHAKPDDNRSQPSGDAGERLACAVIE; from the coding sequence ATGACGGCAAGCGCCGTGGCCGCGCAGTCGTCTTCGCAGACCGCCACTGCGAATTTCGTCGGCAAGGACGGCAAGGAAGCCGGCCGCGCGACATTGACCTCGGCAAAGAACGGCGTGTTCATGGAGGTCGAAGTAACGGGGCTTCCGGCTGGAACATGGGTCGCTTTCCATGTTCATGAAACCGGTAGATGCGATGCCGAGCACAAACACGAATCGGCCGGAGGACATTTCAATCCCGGCAAGACCGAGCATGGCTTTCTCGCAGCCAACGGTCCGCATGCCGGTGACATGCCGAATCAATATGTCGGCGCGGACGGTATGATGCGGGGCCAGGTTTTCAACACCATGGTCGTTCTCGACAATTCCGAAAACGGTATTCGCGGCAGAGCCTTGATGGTTCACGCCAAGCCGGACGATAATCGCAGTCAACCTTCGGGGGATGCTGGCGAGAGGCTGGCCTGCGCCGTCATCGAGTAG
- a CDS encoding mechanosensitive ion channel family protein translates to MEQQATDVVIATRTALSQASALAVQYSFSVIGALILLLAGWVISRMLHNWAYAGLSRVRGIDETLARFFSNIIRYALMLLVFITVLGQFGVQTASIIATLGAAGLAIGLALQGTLQNIAAGIMLLVLRPFRVGESIETSSVSGTVTEIGLFATELRTGDGLYRLAPNSTLWNVPVTNFSRERLRRHDLTVSLGHDQDIDAAQATLMDLARSNPAVETSPPPTTFIADLTKDETVLTLRYWVTTNRWWATTREMLRAAKSMFYLPPAPEANEEPATQ, encoded by the coding sequence ATGGAACAACAGGCTACAGACGTCGTCATCGCCACGCGCACGGCCCTCAGCCAGGCAAGTGCGCTCGCCGTGCAGTATTCCTTCTCTGTAATCGGGGCGCTCATCCTGCTGCTTGCCGGCTGGGTGATTTCCAGAATGCTGCACAACTGGGCCTATGCCGGGCTATCCCGTGTCAGAGGCATCGATGAGACGCTGGCGCGCTTTTTCTCCAACATCATCCGCTATGCATTGATGCTTCTGGTGTTCATTACCGTGCTGGGGCAATTCGGCGTCCAGACCGCATCCATCATTGCCACATTGGGTGCTGCAGGTCTCGCCATCGGTCTTGCGCTTCAAGGCACGCTGCAAAATATCGCCGCCGGAATCATGCTGCTGGTGCTGCGTCCTTTCCGGGTCGGCGAGTCGATCGAAACATCCTCCGTCAGCGGCACGGTGACAGAGATCGGCCTGTTTGCGACCGAGCTTCGCACCGGCGACGGCCTGTATCGCCTGGCGCCGAACTCGACGCTCTGGAATGTGCCAGTCACAAATTTCAGCCGGGAGCGACTACGCCGCCATGACCTGACCGTCAGCCTTGGCCATGATCAGGATATTGATGCGGCCCAGGCGACGCTGATGGATCTGGCGAGGAGCAACCCGGCCGTCGAGACCTCGCCCCCACCCACAACCTTCATCGCCGATCTGACGAAAGACGAGACAGTCCTGACGCTACGCTACTGGGTCACGACAAACAGGTGGTGGGCAACCACACGGGAGATGTTGCGGGCTGCCAAGTCCATGTTCTACCTGCCGCCGGCTCCAGAAGCCAACGAAGAGCCGGCTACCCAGTAG
- a CDS encoding tyrosine phosphatase family protein has product MAQIVVSPLSRIAEMAVRHRCREMISLLAKEQNFHRPAVIDPLRHLLLGMNDISFPGRDGLVAPQEAHVTDIIGFARQWDGTAPLLIHCWMGVSRSPAAALIATLAVEPDQDEVELARRLRTASAYVTPNARLIDIGDNLLSRGGRLRAAIKAIGRGADTDGNAPFAFSLRPEPLVHTG; this is encoded by the coding sequence ATGGCGCAGATCGTTGTTTCTCCGCTTTCGCGTATCGCCGAAATGGCCGTCCGGCACCGATGCCGGGAGATGATCAGCCTTCTCGCCAAGGAGCAGAATTTTCACCGCCCAGCCGTTATCGATCCACTGCGGCATCTGCTGCTCGGCATGAACGATATCAGCTTTCCCGGCCGCGACGGCCTGGTGGCGCCGCAGGAAGCGCATGTTACCGATATCATCGGCTTTGCGCGGCAGTGGGATGGCACTGCGCCCCTTCTGATCCATTGCTGGATGGGCGTTTCGCGCTCCCCTGCCGCAGCGCTGATTGCGACCCTCGCCGTCGAACCGGATCAGGACGAGGTTGAGCTCGCGAGGCGGCTCAGAACTGCATCGGCCTATGTCACGCCGAATGCGCGGCTGATCGACATCGGCGACAATCTCCTGTCGCGCGGCGGACGGCTCAGGGCGGCGATCAAGGCAATTGGTCGCGGCGCGGACACCGATGGCAATGCGCCCTTCGCATTCTCCCTGCGTCCGGAACCCCTCGTTCATACCGGCTGA
- a CDS encoding HD family hydrolase yields MMSARAWQRMLSGRRLDLLDPSPLDVELSDIAHGLARVARWNGQTNGDHAFSVAQHSLVVEEIFRRQFSATPDECQVALLHDAPEYVIGDMISPFKAVVGGGYKLVEKRLEGAIHLRFGLPAATPAALKARIKKADQIAAFFEATVLAGFSLGEAQKLFGQPRGITREMIPIDPLPAIEAQKRFAERFLSIEAQRSQAGTPL; encoded by the coding sequence CTGATGTCTGCCCGCGCCTGGCAGCGCATGCTTTCCGGGCGGCGTCTGGATCTGCTCGACCCCTCGCCGCTCGACGTCGAACTGTCAGACATCGCCCATGGTTTGGCGCGCGTTGCCCGATGGAACGGCCAGACGAACGGTGACCATGCGTTTTCCGTCGCCCAGCACAGCCTCGTGGTCGAGGAAATTTTTCGCAGACAATTTTCCGCCACGCCGGACGAGTGCCAAGTCGCCCTGCTCCATGACGCGCCGGAATATGTGATCGGCGACATGATTTCGCCGTTCAAGGCGGTGGTCGGTGGCGGATATAAATTGGTCGAGAAGCGGCTGGAAGGTGCGATCCATCTGCGCTTCGGCCTGCCTGCCGCGACGCCGGCCGCGCTGAAGGCCCGGATTAAAAAGGCTGACCAGATCGCCGCCTTTTTCGAGGCCACGGTGCTTGCCGGCTTTTCGCTGGGCGAAGCGCAAAAACTCTTCGGCCAGCCGCGTGGCATTACCCGTGAGATGATCCCGATCGACCCCCTGCCAGCCATCGAAGCGCAGAAACGGTTCGCCGAACGGTTTCTGTCGATCGAAGCGCAACGGTCGCAAGCCGGGACGCCCCTCTGA
- a CDS encoding YgfZ/GcvT domain-containing protein: protein MQPIALPDRAVISVSGEDAQDFLQALITTDLEKLQDNEAVPGALLTPQGKILFDFMVSRDGDAIRFETGAEQGDALLKRLTMYKLRASVALALTLPAAVALSFETVTGGYRDVRFALAGHDVFRVYGLAADAADMDRYERLRIESGIAVSGADYALQDAFPHDVLMDRNGGLSFKKGCYVGQEVVSRMQHRGTARRRVMLVSAQAALPESGAPLTANGRPIGVLGSVIGRSGLAIVRIDKAGEAIAAGQMILAGDVCVNLALPAWSGLSFPAETDEASA from the coding sequence ATGCAGCCCATTGCCCTTCCCGATCGCGCCGTTATTTCCGTGTCCGGAGAGGACGCGCAGGATTTTCTTCAGGCATTAATCACCACCGATCTTGAAAAGTTGCAAGACAACGAGGCAGTCCCTGGCGCGCTTCTGACGCCGCAGGGCAAAATTCTGTTCGACTTCATGGTATCCCGGGATGGCGATGCGATCCGTTTTGAAACAGGTGCGGAACAGGGCGATGCTCTGCTGAAGCGGCTGACCATGTACAAGCTGCGCGCGTCTGTCGCGCTGGCACTGACCCTGCCTGCGGCTGTTGCGCTCAGCTTTGAGACGGTGACTGGCGGCTACCGGGATGTCCGGTTCGCCCTGGCGGGACATGATGTTTTCCGTGTCTACGGACTGGCCGCCGACGCAGCCGACATGGACCGGTACGAGCGGTTGCGGATAGAAAGCGGTATTGCCGTGTCCGGTGCAGACTATGCGCTTCAGGATGCATTTCCGCATGACGTGCTGATGGACAGGAACGGCGGTCTCTCCTTCAAGAAAGGCTGCTATGTCGGCCAGGAGGTGGTGTCGCGGATGCAGCACCGCGGCACGGCCCGCCGCCGCGTCATGCTCGTATCGGCGCAAGCCGCTCTGCCTGAAAGCGGAGCGCCACTGACGGCAAACGGCCGGCCGATCGGCGTGCTCGGCAGCGTGATCGGCAGGTCGGGGCTTGCCATTGTGCGAATCGACAAGGCCGGCGAGGCTATTGCCGCCGGACAGATGATTCTTGCGGGTGACGTCTGCGTAAACCTCGCCCTCCCGGCGTGGAGCGGACTGAGTTTTCCGGCCGAGACCGACGAGGCGAGCGCCTGA